Proteins encoded within one genomic window of Paramisgurnus dabryanus chromosome 13, PD_genome_1.1, whole genome shotgun sequence:
- the LOC135753576 gene encoding E3 SUMO-protein ligase ZBED1-like, translated as MSAAESEEIVNKRGKFSSPVWQFFGYYKSDRSQTNAVCKLCKTVVPAKSGNTTNLMYHLSRAHPLEHSRIQPTTSVAATPHKQQTTMERYSASVPYGKETKRYKDITEAVAYHIAKDMLPFSTVEKSGYKKLIHVLDPRYVLPGRKYFSKTAIPKLYVMCKESVQQEILSAKYFATTSDLWSSRTSEPYISLTIHFIDNEWGLKTRCLETAYFPEDHTGEVIAEGLKEALLSWGLIEDKMVCITTDSGANVVKATSLNNWTRLQCFGHRLHSAIGAAGKDKRVERAVGVCKKVVSSFSYSWKKKSALSKAQERLNLPKHQLVTESLTRWGSRQKMVARVLEQQKAITEVLSSDKNNRHLIPTWQDIDVLESMHAALTPLLEFTDSLSGESYVTVSYVKPVLHLFRSSLLKVNDGDTQLTKELKTKIMTYLDEKYADPDTDDLLDMATFVDPRFKGRYIRPGKVGAIQMRAVSEIMDEDQGQSQAGPSEGAADQGAEGGAVSGPPMPLGVKKQRKSLGSFFKKQCQDDDALPLTEKQKVESELERYLMCPDADSESNPLDWWRLHEHNFPRLSQLAKKYLCIPATSTPSERIFSTGGNIVTCTRAALDPEKVNQLVFLAQNLD; from the exons ATGAGTGCTGCAGAGAGCGAGGAAATTGTAAATAAAAGAGGAAAATTCAGCTCGCCAGTATGGCAGTTTTTTGGATATTATAAGTCTGACCGTAGTCAGACCAATGCCGTCTGCAAATTATGCAAGACCGTCGTCCCAGCCAAGTCTGGTAATACCACGAACCTGATGTACCACCTTAGCCGCGCTCACCCTTTGGAGCACAGCCGTATTCAACCAACAACATCTGTAGCTGCAACACCGCACAAGCAGCAGACGACCATGGAGAGGTACTCTGCATCAGTGCCTTATGGCAAAGAAACAAAACGGTACAAAGATATAACGGAGGCAGTGGCATATCATATAGCCAAAGACATGCTTCCGTTTAGCACCGTTGAGAAGTCAGGTTATAAAAAGCTTATACACGTGCTTGACCCACGCTACGTTCTTCCTGGCCGAAAGTACTTTTCTAAGACTGCCATTCCTAAGCTGTATGTAATGTGCAAAGAATCTGTACAGCAAGAAATATTGTCAGCAAAGTACTTTGCAACAACCTCTGACCTGTGGTCAAGCCGTACTTCTGAGCCATATATTAGCTTGACCATTCACTTCATCGACAATGAATGGGGTTTGAAAACCAGATGCCTTGAGACTGCATATTTCCCCGAAGACCACACAGGAGAAGTGATAGCAGAAGGCTTGAAGGAGGCACTGTTGTCCTGGGGTCTGATTGAAGACAAAATGGTGTGCATTACCACAGACAGCGGGGCAAATGTAGTGAAGGCGACTTCACTGAACAACTGGACACGGCTGCAGTGTTTTGGCCATCGTTTGCACTCTGCTATTG GTGCTGCAGGGAAAGATAAAAGAGTGGAGAGGGCTGTAGGTGTGTGCAAGAAAGTGGTATCTAGCTTTTCTTACTCGTGGAAGAAAAAGAGTGCGCTCTCTAAAGCACAGGAACGTCTCAATCTTCCCAAACACCAGCTGGTCACAGAGTCACTAACCAGGTGGGGCTCAAGACAAAAGATGGTGGCAAGGGTCCTAGAGCAACAAAAGGCCATCACTGAAGTTCTCTCTTCTGACAAAAACAACAGGCACCTGATCCCAACGTGGCAGGATATTGACGTCCTGGAGTCAATGCATGCGGCCTTAACTCCTCTCCTGGAGTTCACAGACTCCCTTTCTGGGGAGTCATATGTGACGGTCTCATACGTGAAGCCTGTGCTCCACCTTTTCCGCTCTAGTTTGCTGAAAGTTAATGATGGGGACACTCAGCTCACAAAAGAGCTGAAGACAAAAATAATGACCTATCTTGACGAGAAATATGCTGACCCTGACACAGATGATCTCCTTGACATGGCTACCTTTGTGGACCCTAGGTTTAAAGGCCGATACATCAGACCAGGGAAGGTAGGGGCCATTCAAATGAGAGCTGTGTCTGAGATCATGGATGAAGACCAGGGCCAATCACAGGCAGGGCCTTCTGAGGGAGCAGCAGACCAAGGTGCAGAAGGAGGAGCTGTCAGTGGACCACCTATGCCACTGGGCGTGAAGAAGCAACGCAAGTCATTGGGGAGCTTTTTCAAAAAACAGTGCCAAGATGATGATGCTTTGCCTCTCACTGAAAAACAAAAAGTGGAGAGTGAGCTGGAAAGGTACCTGATGTGCCCCGATGCAGACAGTGAGTCTAACCCTCTGGACTGGTGGAGGCTACATGAACACAACTTCCCCAGATTGTCTCAGCTGGCGAAAAAGTACTTGTGTATCCCAGCCACCAGCACCCCCTCAGAAAGAATTTTTAGTACTGGGGGTAATATTGTTACATGCACCAGGGCAGCTTTAGACCCAGAGAAGGTCAACCAGCTGGTGTTCCTAGCACAAAACCTGGACTGA